The genomic region cctttgtgttgactgtttaagcatgtttattctcaggtccttaagaaagtcttccgctgttgcattatctgagcgagctgtgcatggagtctcatgcttttgtttaaatgaagtgttgcattcaataaaacctttgtcatgtattatattcgactgttatgtcacgtgtgtagtatttggaaaccgatgtattatggggattatttattaaataatcgcccacttatttaaaacatgcattatgtataataagggtgtgtctttttatgaaacgaatgcaatattttctaaaatgtatcatatagaggtcaaatacctcgctatgagaccaatgaataacgtaccgcccTCGTCCGCCCTCTACACCAAGTTTCACATCAAGTTTGTCATGCGAGGGCGCCGTTGACATTGGTACCGCCCTCGTCCGCCCTCTACACCATCGCCCTGATTGATTTCATCCCATAGCATGTTCCAGGACGTTGCAACGGTTATCTTTTGATTTTTAATTGATACATtttgctgtatatatatatatatatatatatatatatatatatatatatatatatatatatatatatatatgtgtgtatatatatatatatatatatatatatatatatatatatatatatatatatatatatatatatatatatatatatatatatatatatatatatatatatatgaagatgtgtgttaagtgtgtgtgttttttttgaAGTATTTTGGGTTTCTAGTGTTTTGTTTATGTATATAGTGTGTgtttatgtgtttgtgtgtgtgtgtgtatatatatatatatatatatatatatatatatatatatatatacacacacacaaacacataaaaACACACTATATACATAAACAAAACACTACAAACCCAAAATActtaaaaaaaacacacacacacacttcacACACATCTTCAAAAATGTTGACAATTCCCCTGATGATCGTCTCGTTCGATGTTTATTACGGCAGTGAGTTCGACTACGAATCCAAATTGTACGATAACCAACGTGGTTCAAAAATTTCATTTGAAGACATCGACATTCAAGACGTTTGTTTAGACGAGTTGCTTGAATTTTTTAAGCTTAATGTACTGTTTGAACATACAGACGAGTTATATTATGACGACGAATGTATTCTGGAATTGTCCGTTCTCTACCTTCGTACCGATGAACAATggaacaatataaaagaaactctcGTCTTCCGTTCAAATCGAATTTCTCTGTATTTGaaatttaatgatgatgatgatgtatcatTTGACCCATATGACGATGATCCATGTCATCCAGATTTTCGTTGAAAATAAATCGTACGTTTTAAGTTTTAGGATTTTAAAATAAAGTAGTAACGGTATTAGGACTTgctaattattgtaatttttaattttttaggacttttaataaattgtaatcgtttttttattaatttaagtgtgcttttattttaataatagtattatttataaaaataatatattatcgaaatttaataaaaataataataataaaatttgagggagtatgtcatggttggtaatggtgtgttatgggaggaagtggtgagaaaGGAGGAGAAAGAAAGCTAGTGTGACACTTATGAAATATTTAGGAAGGTGTAATGGTTGGGAGTAGTTTAATaactataactattattaataaataaaataaataaaacttaaaaaacatacTGCTCTTTCCATCTCTCTAAAAAAACACTCTGACCTCTCTCTAGGAATCTACCATCGAAACCCTTACTTTTCCGGCACCGTACCGGCCTACAGCATCTCGCCAGAGGTTCGGGTTGTTAATTTTTTACTGCTTCCCTCCTCTTATCTTCTCGATCCGCTGACCGGTTCCCTATACCTCCTTCTTCCGGTGAGTGTTCTTGATTTGCAGGTCGATTGCCATCATTTTCTCTTCGTTTGCAGGCGGCGAATGCCTTGTGCATTCTGCGATGGATGGATCTGGTGGGAGTTTGCCTGTATGTCCGGTTTCCTTAGCGGTGTGGGTTGATTTCAGATGTTTTTCATGCTTTTCGGTGAACTTTCCGGTGGTGTTTTTAACTGCTGCAGGCGACGAACATAACTGATGTACTGTGGTTGTTTAAGGCACCGTTGGTATTTTGTGTTGAGTTCTTCGTTCTTCTTCGATGTTATAAGGTTCATGTAGCGGTGGTCTTTTTTATTTCCTTATTTATTTTACGAAAATGGCAGCTTTTCTTCACCCTTTACTCACCTACTTTGAGTTTGCTGTGTTGGACGACTTAGCCGGAATTTTGATATTTTGGTCGGAATTGGGCCACGGGATGTTCCACATGGGTTAGGCTACTTTCACAAGCTCGGACATGGGTTTTTTAGGCTTTGTTTGGATGGGTCATGATGTTGAAATTTTGTGGGGTTATTTAGCATAGTGATTCTAGGTCAGTTCTCCCATTGTTGTGTAGTTTAGGCCGATCCCACTCGTTCCATCTTCCTCGTCATCGGTTTCGGTTCGGAACGGTCCAATGTTGTTGCCGCATTAGCTACTTTAGGGTTGTTAAGCGCTAATAAATTGAAGATCTGGAGTGTTTTTCTCGGTTGTCTCCCGACCGTCCGTAAGGTAGGGTGTTAACAGGTTAGGATTACTAGGTTGAACGCAATTTGGGGTTTGCTTGGTTTTACTGTCCATCGGGAATATGTTCTGGGTTTTTGGTTGCGGTCTCGAGGCGagtgttcttgggttgcccgacGTGTGTCTTGGCTTTAGACTTTTCAGTTTCGGGTTGAAGCGGTTTGGTGCGTGGGTTCGTAGATTGTGGTTCGCAGTTGCAGACTTCGGTTCAGGTTAGGACTTTTTTAAGATTCGGTGGTCTCAGCGGCGGTTACTACACCGAAGCAATAGCTTCTTATCATTGTGTTGGTTGGTCGTTTCCCGAGTATTGTGGTTGAATGGTTATAGCTATAGGGTGAATTTTAGTTAAAGTCAAGTTCGTGTGGAACATTTGATGTTATTGTAACACTTCACACGCCGTGAGAAGATCTatctctttttatttatttataatattgcgtttttggtaaaaacaaaaaaaaaaattgtatttaaAAGCTCATATATACAGCAGATTATTTTACGATTCTTTATCCAAAGTCCAAACATCGCGCTTAAGATTAAACCGATCTATAATCCACTACAACACATCCTGCATCCGTCATCAAATCCACTAAATCATAGACAAACTTTTTAATAAACTAATATTATTTTTGATTTTCGTGTATACATGATTAGGTTGATTTTATCAAATGCTATTTTAATACTCCATATCCGTGAAAGAATGATATGGTTTAATATCCAAGTGTCCATGACAATTTGAAAATTTCCATACAAAAAGACGAAAATTGGAAAATAAGAAAGCTAGCACCGATCGCTAGCAAGCAACATTTTCCAAGATAAAGCACGCTTTGTTTTCCAAAGTCAAAATAAATAAGACATAAAGATCTTGAGAGGGTACAAGGATACAACTTGTCTTTCTTCTTTCCCGAAACAAAGAAGAAAAATTAAAAGAGTTACTGAAAGTGAAAGTTGAACCAAAAGTACTACCATTACAATTTCACCAACTAATTAAACCATTAATTAATAATACACGAGAAATGATATTTAGGCCTAAACATTTGTTGTCAATTTTTAAGCCAACATTTTTTAGGTCTGAATATCATTTTTCTTGATAAATTAACATAACCGTGCGCTCGTCTTCAAGATGATCTTGATATTCCTTCTGGATGTAATGGAAATAGCTCTAGGGTTTTATTATCTTCTTGATCATTATCTTTCTCCAAACACTCAAATGACCAGCTTCTACACTTTTTGTATGGACTCTCCACTACTTCTccctttaattaataataataaagataaagattGTTACTTTTCATAATTACATGCATGAACTAACCTTAACAAATAATACCCACATGAAAAAGATTGTGTATGAGTTGAGAAAATAAGTGAAACATACTCTAGGGTTTAATGAGACGGATTTGATCATGGAGGACGATGGGGTTGATCTTGGCGAATGATTAAGACCGATATTGTTGCGCTTTTGCTTCTGTCGTTCGCGTGCTTTATGATTTTGGAACCAATAAAACACATTTTTTCCTTCTATCTTTCCGAACTTGCTTAGTTGTGACGtgatttgttcgatttgttgagcGTTTGGAGTTCGCATTCCGCCTCTATATAACATCTCCAAGATCCCAATTTGCTCTTGTGTCGGATTCCATCTTGTTCCTCCTGGATGTGTCTCCACCTTCACAATGTTCATCATTCTCATTAGGTAATTAATTTAGATCTCAAAGAATTAATGGAGATTGTGTTCTATTAAAATTTACTTTGTTTTTGAAAAACGTATCTTTTGAAAGAGAAGAAATATTCCTTTCATATATATGTTTAAATAGTGAAAATCCTTAGCAAACATGCACATTGAATTTATAACTTCAACTGTTTTTAACTAGAATGTACAGTATATAGCTCAGCATTACACCTAGCTAACTAATAGCTTGTCTACTAGtgtatcataatcatattaatatgcATGAAATGACACACTAGATGAGTTAAATAACAAATGGTCTTTAGCCTATAACAATTAAACACATATGTGTGATTGTACATATATAACAAATGAAACATGTTGTAGATTTGTTGATTTTCTAAAAAAAAGTTATAATACCTGAGAAGAATCTTTCTTGTGGTCGGGCGAAACAAGTTGAATCGAACAACTTTCGGGTCTAATGAAGCTCCTAAGGTCGAAAGCGGCCGTCACATggctattactactactactattgctAACACTAATGTTGTTCATGGTGAAACAACTTTGATCAGTACTACCACTACTAGTTAACTTAGGGTTAATAGGGCCCAATGTACGCTTACATACACCAAGAGTGAGGCCAGAGGAGGACGATTCATGATCGTCACCCCACAAGCGACCGCCACGTGTGAATTGATGCACCTTCATGCTACTAAGTCCCATGGATGGGTAAAAAATTGTTAAATGAGAGTGTCAATTATATAGACAAAATGAGAAAGAAACGAACAAAAGGGTTGTCATCATTTCATGGTGAATTATGCAAATGAAGGTGAAAAAAAGGGGAAAGAAAAGCAAGAAAAAGAAAGTGGGTGCCCCATGAAGAACCAAGACCAAATGATGAGGTGAGGTTGACTTGAGCAATCATccctttttaaaaaggaaaacctcTTAGTCTAGTAATAAAGAGAGGGAAATAATTTATGGACGTGTGGTGATAGATGAGTGAAATTCTTTCTGTCATAAACTAAGTTTGATTATAATAGAATATTTCAACAACTTTTACCCTTTGAAAATACCATCATATCATTTTCAAAATTATTTTCAATTTACATTGGTATCACATCATTTTCAAGATTATTTACtagtacctccgtctcattccaataggctaGTATTCCATTTTGAGTTGTCCCATTCTGAttatccacttccataaatagaaaggaaagatgatatttcattggtggatttggagagagaagatatttcattggtggagaaatgaagttagtgaaatttcctaaaactgcgtgttttttgtctgtggactattggaatgagacggaggtagtaccaTTTAAGAAGCCTAACGCTTCATGATTATTCGTTATCATGGTTAGTATCCTTCTCAGAGGTCTCAGCTCAAATTTTTTAATAAGAATATAATTTGAGGTAATCAGAGAAAAATGTCAAAAATGATCACTAGATACATCTAACAGCCAATGTGGGATGAAACAACTCAACATGCCCCCACACAAGACGCAAATTACTGCGGGTGCGGTTCCAAGTTAATTCAAGGAGATGAGTAATTCAAACTATTATAAGCATCATAATATTTAGTCTCATAGCTGACGTTGGATAAGACAACTCAACAGTTTGCTTGTTTAATGGTTTACTCATTGCATGATTAATCATGTTTTGCACAAGTTTAGAAAACAACTAATTAAGGATGACGATGCAATTTTTTTTTTACCTCTTGTAATAGTTAAAATAGTAACAAGACATGAGATTTAAACAAGATATTATTATTGTGCATCTAGAAGATGAAAGGAATACAAGAATGATCGATTTGAAGAAGAGAATAAAAATGCGTGTGCGTTGGGTAGTCTAATCAGGGGTTGAGTTGGGGTTTCACTTTTATTACTTTCATGATAAAATGTGTGCGCTTTTCGGTGGCCTCTTTGGGTGTGTTTGTGACTTTATTTCTTATAAAGTAAGATGAGAGGGAATTAAAAAAGATTCCTCCAatcccaaaaattgaaaatgggaaccttttctttttctttttcattttcattttcattttcaagatacggatattattatttatttatatatattattagaggtATTGTCAATGTTTTTTATTTGCCATCTCAATCTGTGTTTTTTTGGGTGGGAAGTGAATGCAGTCTTTAAGTGGTAGAGAATGTTGAAAAAGATAGCAAATAAAATCAAACAAAAAGGGAACCCCAAATCTATGTGATATCTCTTACCATATATAAAATTCTTCTCATTTTTTCTTTGGAAACTGTAGCCATGTTTTCTTAATTAGACAATCCGAGTATTTTTTTCAACGCACTAGCTATGTCTTTGCCATAAAAGACTAAAAAACCTTTAAACCTACTTATACCAAATAGATATCTATCAGCAAAGTCTGcaagtaatttataaatatatgCATATTTAGCATTTAGAATGATACTGTAACATGTATGTGTTTGCCTTTGGTTTGGAATGTGTCTATGCCTAGTGATCGGTGTTAGAGATATGAAAACTTTAGATACAAGGAAAAAAATTGGATGTACTAGGAAGTCAAGTTCAACTTATAGAGCAACTATTCGATTTTAGGAAAGTTCAAAGCATTTCGCGGTCGCAAGGTTGGCGTCGCGGTCACGAGCCTAGCTTGGCCAGCAAGACGGTTTATATTGTTTTCTTATTTCGTTTTGCCTATATAATGTAACCCTgacctcattgtaatgtgtgcacaatGGCTTCGAAAGCAGAtattctaacaagtggtatcagagcaataGGCTTCGAACAACTGGCACGATGACAAATTTAAAGCAGATATTCGATTGGGTTGATGATTCGATTATCATCATGAGAAGAAACATCAAGGGTTTTTTGTTTTGCAACAGGTAtctgtaataacccgccttttcctgttaatttattttaacgtcagtctttttttttaaaaaataatatatttttcgTTATTAAAATTCGTATCTTCGTTGACTAGCGTTTTGATATTtcacgttatttaattataacacctctcgttaccctggcgtatttaaaataattcgtttggttaattcatgcacccgcatttaaactcgagggactaacctTGTCACTTGGCCAAACTTGGTCAACTAGTCATCACCTCCCACCACTCAACCTCCCActtctcatatcttatctttttctcttttcttacttccactttttctttcatttcttcataaacaaagattcatcatctactcAAGATCTAGCGAGCCTCAACTCAaataaattgtacttttggaatcctctcatcATCTTCTACACATAGATACCAATTTCATAACTTGGGGTAAGGTTTTTCTAAAACTCAaatttctcaaattcgttttatagacttgaaatagtgttagttagtgtctatggctcactaggttgttgtgtatgtaaatggtttgctcgatttgtttgttttgaatgactagcatgaacacttgaaatgggtttgtcaaatctttgattttggatgatgaaatgtgtttaaatgttaatgtttgtgtgttcaaagggttagttacttcatatgcttcgatttggtatattggatgacatgaaaatctcacattaacatgattattgattttgtgattcttggttagggtttgataggtttTGATATGAACATTTGAGGTCTTGAACGATAATGAGCGTTGTTGGTAAATGTTTAGTTGTGttgtatgtttgattaccttcaaaacggcatactaTATGTGTACGTTTAACGTCCGAATTGTTAGATGCAAATTATGAACTTTGAACATTTGATAATGAACATTCAATGATCTTTCGATGTGGACTTAGTTATTGCAAATGATGAatctgattgatgatatgtgtttagttgtattccttgttaaattacctttctaacgatatatggTATGCGTTTTTAGTGTTTCCGGATCATATGTTGTGTTTGAAAGAGATTTGGTTCGTGTATTTGACCATTATTCAGCAATTCAGCTCCTGGAAAAGGAGGCTTCGCGATCGCGGAGCCATGTGAGGGTAAAAATTTGCGATCGCGGAGAAGGACCTGAAAAGGGCTGATCAAAGTTATTTTGTGTTTTCAcagtttcacccccgcttactcgcaactccgattaacatgaaacttggccaacatgcttatatatgacttcttaTCATTGAACAAAATTCGAATACCCGACCCAACCCCAttaactttgaccaagtttgacttttagtcaaacttaaccaaatacttatgcaatcgttctaacttgcttttatacttatatcttgcatgaaacttgacaacttgactcacatgctatatattcgagtcgtaacgagccataggactaattgaacacatttcgaccgaccttgtatcttacccggtattgatataacttacttgtttaggtcaagactaaacaactttcattgcacaacgtttaaaatgaagtactttggcgtgcaactacagtgagatcatagtctcaccttttcaacaacttttactctttaaattatgggatgagaaacatatacggtttatacttttatactttgaacacaagtacgaaaacaaacataccacgtacgagttagaacaaaaatcctcaattcaattatcattagttacacttgtagggtgtaagcgagaacttatgttgtgtgaatccatacgggcttgacgagccctcattcgaactgttcgctaccgttagcggatgaaatatattttcgggtatagtgtaggttctaacactatgatgcagaTGTACCATtttgttaagccttgataattaggtgttcgacaaacaaacaacatctttggaatgcaaacgatttggataatcaacttatactaaatcttgtagttcaaaaacaacgtttacaaatacacctatgatttcaccaacgtttttcgttgacacttttctatatgtttctcaggttcatgattggctacttgatacatgcttccgcacactttgatttcttgcttggggtcaagcatacatgcatacgctattgatagcacctttggatttaaacttaaagcatatatacatacgctattgatagcatccgcgattttcaacttatattatgtcgcaaattatttcatttatactttgtaacttttgtaaacttaaacttgttgtcgaaccgtttggtaaactaaactttgcaagtcatgcacgtttcaaatgaatgcgacataattttggtcaaacgcgtctcatttagggactacgaccacataacgggacctaagttgacggcgccatcaatgacaatTTTGGCGGGTCGTCACAGTATCGATCTAGAGACTTAGTTGATCATGGCATTCAGGTATGTCTATGTATCCAGGATATTTGTTCACACCGGGATTAGTCCGATCGTGGCAGGATATGGTGTAACAGGTCACTGGTTGTATTAATATGTTGATTTATTAGCGAAGGGTTACAGAGTCAGTTGGTCGGTTCGAAAGAGTTTTGTTGCAAGAAGAGATTTAATCGGAAGATCCGGGTGTCGGATCTGAGTTCTCGTTCTTCATGATCCCGTGCGAAAGAATGACTGAGCTATCGAATTCGGAGGTTCAAAAGCTATGTAGGAGAGAATTCATAGCAGGTCCATTAGCCGTTGCATCGTCATGATATTTTCACAGTAGGTTGTAGATCATAGTTATAGATGTGGTCAAAATTTCTTAGAGAGCGGATCGTTCATTTAGGAGATATGATTTTCTGAAGTTACTGTCACTCAAGTTAGGGTTTGATTGTGAAGCTGTAAGAGAGAAATTATTGCCAGTTCGTCTATCATTGGATTGACCTGAAATTTGGACTAGAGGTGCTACACATGTGGACCTAATGTGATAATAATTTAGTGATGCTCGGACCGTTGGTTTTTCagatatcatttttttttattttgagcaGTTTTTAGGATGAACTTTTCGGGTTTTGATGACGTGAGTGCGAGAGATTTTTATCTCAAAAACTTTGATCGATACGAGCTGGATATTTTGGGATTTTTTCTGTTACAGAAGCTCACGTGGGTGATTCTCTTAGGTTTAGAAAACGATGTAGAACGATGGGATACGTCCAGGTTGAAATTGACAGTGAGAGTTAAAGGGAAGTTTGATGCTTGCGGTTTGAAACAGGATGAACAAAAGCTCCAATGGATTTGAAATATTCGAGCGGGTTTGAGCTTCTCTCACTAGGAAAATTGATTGTCAAAGATAGTCGGATAGAACGTGTTCGACCGGTGCTCAGGTTTTAGGTGATGTTTAGTTCAACAAATGAGCATTTTCTTCTTGGTGACTAGTTAGGAATCTTTAGGTGATTGATGgagtggataatcttgtaagtcccggAGCTTGAAGCTTTGAAGATATTGTTGAGGGTGTTAGGAACTCATTGTGAGTTTGATAACTAACAGAAGTATCGAGTTCGTAGGAGTTGGACGACTCGTGAGAGTTATGGTGATGGTTGTGCGACGTGTTTCTCCAAATTTTGCAGGGTTAGTGGGTCGATTCCGAACATTAGAGACTCATGTACTTGTTTtactctctaatggcaaagaaattTGCAACTGGCCAGGTGGTACGAACCAG from Rutidosis leptorrhynchoides isolate AG116_Rl617_1_P2 chromosome 9, CSIRO_AGI_Rlap_v1, whole genome shotgun sequence harbors:
- the LOC139867664 gene encoding WUSCHEL-related homeobox 4-like; protein product: MGLSSMKVHQFTRGGRLWGDDHESSSSGLTLGVCKRTLGPINPKLTSSGSTDQSCFTMNNISVSNSSSSNSHVTAAFDLRSFIRPESCSIQLVSPDHKKDSSQVETHPGGTRWNPTQEQIGILEMLYRGGMRTPNAQQIEQITSQLSKFGKIEGKNVFYWFQNHKARERQKQKRNNIGLNHSPRSTPSSSMIKSVSLNPRGEVVESPYKKCRSWSFECLEKDNDQEDNKTLELFPLHPEGISRSS